DNA from Mesorhizobium sp. DCY119:
AATTCGTGTGCTTTCCGGTATTTGTCGTCCCCGGCCATGTGTTGCGTCTGGCCGTAGTTGCGCGACGGGGCGTCCACTCCCGCCAACCCGGTGACGATGTTAAGACCGGCGCGGCCATTGCTCAGGTGATCGAGCGAGACGATCGCGCGGGCCGTATCGTAGGGATCCTGATAGGAACTGTTGACGGTGACAACCAGGCCTATATGCCGCGTGATCGCGGCCACGTACGCCGCGACCGTGAACCCTTCGAGCTTGAACACGTTGTTGTGCCAGCTTCCTTGCGCTTCGGGTGTGCTGGAGATCGCATTTCCCATGAAATAATAGTCGAACAGCCCCCGCTCCGTGGCGCGAGCCGTGTCGGCAAGGTAGACCGGATCGACGGTTCCGCTGTTGAACGCCTCCGGCAGGCGCCATGCGCTCGCATGTCGGCCGGTGGGCCAGGACGAATAGGCGATCTTCAGTTTACGGCGCTTCGTCATGATCCATTCCTTGGTGCCCGTGGCGACACGCTCTTGTCAGTTGCGGGAGGTGGGGAGGATATGGGCTTCCAGATCCACGCCCTTGGGGACGTTGGCGTAGCGCGCTCCGATCTCGATCCAGACACGGAGTTTCTCAAGGTCCACCGGCGTCTTGAATCCGGGATAGCTGCCAGCCGTCAGTTCCAGAACACCCGGCGTTTTCTTGTCCAAGGCGACGAGATCGACGGTCGTCTGATCCAGGAAGTGGCGTGCACGTTCCTCGATCGAGAGCCCCGAGTACCACGCGATGCTTTCGCGCAGCGCATCGCGGAAGCGCGTCGCCAGTTCGGTATTTGCGTCATACCACTGGCGAGTGACCCACCAGCCGGCAATCGGGGATCCTTCCGCTAGCCGCAGTTTGCCCAGGTTCCGCTCTCCGATCAGCCGAAACTTGTGATCAGCGATCCAGCGAAAGGCGTTCACCGACGATGCGGTCGCGATCGCGTCGACCTGCCGCGTTTCCAGCAATGAGCCGTATGTCGTCTGATCCTGAACGATGGTGAATGAAACAGCCGAAGGATCGGCGCCCTGCGCGTCTAGCCAGGCGGAGGTGATCGCCTTGAATTGCGGAGGCGCGCCGAGAGCGACGGTTCGCTTTTCGAGGTCCTTGGCCGTCGCGATATCGCTGTCTTCGCGAACCAGCACGAACCAGTTTTGGCCAAGGCCGTTGTTAGGGGCCACCAGGCCGATATCGAAGCCATTGCTGATGCTCGACAGCCCGGCAAAAATGTCCGCA
Protein-coding regions in this window:
- a CDS encoding ABC transporter substrate-binding protein, with the protein product MGTAGRSVKGSDMTIYARAARFAAVVGIGLSVLQGFSGIAVAQELQTIRISAVPGSIMGVDFRAGIAEGFFARHGLKLEIAELATGTNNITATINGSADIGYADIFAGLSSISNGFDIGLVAPNNGLGQNWFVLVREDSDIATAKDLEKRTVALGAPPQFKAITSAWLDAQGADPSAVSFTIVQDQTTYGSLLETRQVDAIATASSVNAFRWIADHKFRLIGERNLGKLRLAEGSPIAGWWVTRQWYDANTELATRFRDALRESIAWYSGLSIEERARHFLDQTTVDLVALDKKTPGVLELTAGSYPGFKTPVDLEKLRVWIEIGARYANVPKGVDLEAHILPTSRN